Within Bicyclus anynana chromosome 24, ilBicAnyn1.1, whole genome shotgun sequence, the genomic segment GCATTTGTAGGCCTTCAAGGAAgcataaaaattactaaaacctcggtaaaatatactttacatgTACGAGTAGATACCTATTTATAGCCTACTGgcgaaaaatttttaaatccgccactggcttTAGCTATGgacagtcattatcattatcctaGTTGCAAATAAAAGTACTGCTTAGCGATTATTTTACTAGGATATAATGGTAATTTGAATAAAGATATGTTTTAAAGATTATTacaagactagcggacgcccgcgacttcgtccgcgtgaaacttgatgtaaacttccaactacctctaccctacccctactactaaaaaaaaaatgtccttctcctggctctaaactacctccctgccaattttcagctaaatcaggtcatcggttcagccgttcttgagttataagtggagtaactaacacgactttcttttatatatttatatatcaagtttcaagtttcaaagcctttattattccttacatttctataatttaacaatgcttacaactaaaaaaaacttgtttttagtaggttagtcttatttctaattgattaattaaatatatttaactatgcAGTAAGGACCCCtcattgggtataggcctcctccagccgaTACCATTTAGTTCTATTATTTGCGACTGTGAGCCAATTTCTGCCTGCTAACTGGACGATGTCGTCGGACCAGCGCGACTTTGGTCTgcctacttatttatatatagataaactTTATTATGATACTGGAATCTATCGTGCAAATTTAATAAAGTGAAATGGACCCCGCAAATCCGCAGCGTTTCCGATAAAAACAAGTTTTCATATTATCGTTAAGTTGAAAGTGCAGGTTGGCCCAGTTTACACCGATGAATACCTACTCATTATCTTTGTAGAAACACCATGAGTTTTAATACTAGAATTGGGACAAAGTGTTTCTAACTACCCGACTGGCTAAGGAGGGTTATTTTATCTAAGCACTgctgacgccccgcgatttcatcGCGTATTTCCGCGGGGATAGggatagcttatgacactcacagataacaTGGCttttagtgataaaagaattttcaaaatcggttcagcagatccaAAGATTACATAACACCACaacttttctctttataatcctatcctactaatattataagcgggaaagtttctatggatgtttggatgtttgttactctttaacgccgctactgttgaaccgatttggctgaaatttggaatggaaatagattttactctggattaacacacatgctactttttattcccaAAAAATTcacggtttcccgagatttgcgaaaactgatgattttgatgatatgaatttttgttactctttcacgccttgagtactgaaccgaattagctgaaatttggtattaagatatatagcctggattaacacataggctactttttatcccggaataatccatgcttcccgagggatttgttgaaaaactaaattccacgcggacgaagtcgcgggcatccactagtaTAGTTTAGATTCTTAGTTAAGCCTAAAACCTAATCGATCTCTTGTGTTATTGTCGAGGAAAAATGAAATATCGTAGGGTACCTAACAAAAGCAATCCACGACCCGCGTCGACCGGACCCGAATGATAAATTGGTTGAAACAACCGGGTCCGTTTCTGAGAAAAATACTGAGTAATCTATAAAAAGTCAAGCCCTCGCCAAATAGAATGAGATACTTATCTCTTGACTCCGGCTCATTCTGTCTTTAAGAtgtatcaaaatttaatttcatacttgTGGACGATCGCTACTTTGCAtgcgtgaaatttaattattcacGAATCACGCgtaatccatggattttttcgggataaaaagtagtttttattttatttaatagtctCCTCCACTTCAAATTTCAAAGATTATCCCGGACATTTGTCAAActgacacaaaatatttttttatgtgatttggtatcatgtaaataactatacaTAAGCATTTGGAAtaatacagtttttattttaaatccacacgacatcgtaccggaacgccaaatcgcttgacggtacgtctttgtcggtagggcggtaactattcacggccgaagcctcccaccaactagGCTtggacctgtaccaattaagagaacTTCGTCCTgaaaaccaattaagaaaaccaggacctccgtcattaaatccaccgcgcataccactgcgccacggaggccgtttatTTTGCTCAATGGTCGTGTCCACTTTACCCGGTGGGTTGGGAAAAGCTAATATAATTACCAatgttattaaaactatttgaaTAAGAAATGTATTTATGTAGCATTATTGTTGtactataataaaaactaaaatacattttgattCATATAGAAGAacagatttaattatttattatgtctaATACTTCTCTTTCCATAAGCTGTCAAACGTCAAGGTTTCTACTTTGCCCTAACTTCCTCTATACACACAAAAACGTGTGTAACAAATACGCTTAATATAgagctactagcggacgcccgcgacttcgtccgcgtggaatttagttttttacaaatccctcgggaaccgtggattttttcgggataaaaatgtctatgtgttaatccagagtaaaatccatttccattccaaatttcagccaaatcggttcagtagtagcggcgttaaagagtaacaaacatccaaacatccatacaaactttcgcgtttataatatcggTAGGATAAGTATAGAGCtggttttttatgttattttcagAACTTTTTATGTAGTTTTCATTATAAAGaattcaaattataattttattacaaattctaAATACTTTTTCATTATCTCGTGAAATTTTATCTCACTATTCAAagatctaataataaattacgacTTTCTACGGGTGCATCAATTTAAGACCAATTggagttttatttttacgacCTTCATATAAAAATTTCATATCATCAATCTTATTCATTTTATGTAAGCACATTTAGAtgagtttagttttaaaatattgaatttcaataatttaaaaaagtattatagtttttttctattaattaataatacgtTATAAACGATGGGCGTtagtgtcccaaggtgctggagtggcgaccccgcaccggaaagcgtagtgttggtcgaccccccactaggtggaccgaagacatcaagcgggtcgcagggagccgctggatgctggcggctcgagaccgttttgcttggaagtccatgcaagaggcctatgtccaacagtggacgcccatcggctgacaatgatggtCCGAagcggtggtagaatctttacaaatagtcaactgacgtgtcaaaagtgcttgtaaactgagcctacttgaaatacctaaatgatttttgatttttattttgattttgatgatgatgatgaattaataatatgctcccaatcgatttcttcttctttttttttctcggCCACagcggccaatctcatggtgagattaaccaagTACGCAGGAGATAGTGCTCAAGTGGTAGGCACCGGATGTggctaattaatattattccgAGAAGAAAGCGatttagattgaaaaaaaaaaagtttatatttaactagcggacgcccacgactttgtccgcgtggaacaAACAACAACAAGCAAGAActcaaataacaataacaaacactcataccatcaaaatcataaggttttggTAAATCTagtgaatccaaggattttttcgggataaaaagtagcctatgtgttaatccagagtaaaatctatttttattccaaatttcagccaaatcggttcagtagttgcggcgttaaaaagtaacaaacatccaaacatccatacaaactttcgcgtttataatattagtaggaagtaggatttgaTATGTCAACTACCCAATTCCAAGTTACCTGAGTGACGAACCATGAAATCAAAATTCTAATAGAGATTCCAACAAAATAGAGACTTTTGTGTAAGATAAATGAACAAAGTATTGAATTTGTCCAGGAAATTCCAAAATTGTGGATTATGTAATACCTGCAGTAATGTTTGAACTTTGAAATAGATCGGATTACTGTTCGGTTCGTTCTCGTATATCAAACTCCTTTAATCAAACACGTAACATTTATCTCGTAGTGGCTTAGAACAGTGCTAGAGGTTATAATTACGAGTAGCTTCATTattcatatcagctgatggacgtccactgcaggacatagaccttttgtagtgacttccaaacatcacgatcctgagccacttgcatccagtgaattcctgcgactcgattgatgtcgttttataatgcggggtcgccattccagcacattggggccccaacgtccaatATCTCTTCGAATTGTGCCCGTCCCATTCCACActccagcttcgcgactcgttgagctatgtcggtgacattgGTTCTACTGCGGATCGCTTCATTTCTGAGCTTTTGTAAAACCACAAAGGTCTGGCATTGACAGATTCTTGCtctattactaataatatttttgtagatacttataagtatatttataagcaTTCATGTGCATCAGCATAAAACTAGACTCGCATCTTTATGACGCTTTTAAAAATCTAGGAATATTAATTCACAAATCTCGTCTACTGCTATTCCGTTGGTAATTTCGCGTCGGTTTTAGAGAGTTTTAACAACCAAATGCATAATTCCACTCAGAAATGTTAGATTGAAAAGCACTGCAACGAAACGTAAAAGGAAAGTACCTAGCCATAGAGCAAGAATTATTAGGGTTATATTAACTATAATCTTTTATGAGTTCTGTTTTTTCCCATTTGTCGCTATTGAATTTCTGTcctgtgatatccaccagtaagcaccggatgacatttgtaatttgtattatagtatgtagatgacattttagtcaattgatttgttgtttattttaatagattaataataaataccaaaataggaaataggatCAAGCTGATCTATTCACCATcttgataattattatcaacctattaaaataaacatcaaaaccTTTTGACATATgtcattatacatacatactgtATGTTATCCACCAGTAaacaccagatgacatttgttacatagaatctcaattttgtgttTGTAAACCCGAGTAGGTTTTGAAATTGAGATttgagattgagatttttttgtcATGAAAACTCTttgttatgattttaatttttttaaacggaTTATAAACTAAGCGTTCTAAATTATGATAACGCACAAGTGCACAATGAGATACATTAagatattgaaattgttgacATAAGAgacactttacgagcaaatgtaacataaaattatttttacaattaagcTAGTTAATAAGTAAGTTGCTTTCTTTAATATTCTACAATTCAAATGAATTCTTTGTCTCATGTAAATAAAATCTGAATGGATACATATACGATTGATATAatggatattatattttttgcctAATAATGAAATCACGTAAACTAGAACAACACTATACTGTATAGTTTTTAATCACATTTACTGTGGAACTAATCTATAGATATCACTTCCCGTCGATAGtaacaatacataataattcaaaGTACCTACAAACCATCtacaacaataacaatagaCAGTTGTGTGAACGTTATTAATTCAatatgctagttgacactttattAAAAGGTCTTAAATTGCTCAATATCGGtcttaaatcaaatcaaatcaaaaatcatttatttcaagtaggctcagtttacaagcacttttgacacgtcagttgactatttgtaaagattctaccaccggttcggaaggcaggtcctgctgagaagataccggcaagaaactcaacagttgctcttttgaaaaagtcatacagtattataatttacaattgataacaattactgtttacatttctagAGACTTGAGACTTGAATACTccctttaattttaaattaaacttttgaTTTAATGTTACGAATACGCTGTCTGCCATGATGGGTctctaaaatacaaaaaaaatatatatatgtttggATGGCAAACCTACATAATTTAGGAATTATGTTTCTACAtagaaaaaaatgaataaaatgtatcagctggaggaggcctatactcttagaccaattattgtataggacctgcctcgctagacgttacttttttgtcaaagtatatgatcaacggtctaatgcgattataaaaactgtctctatagaatcgatgttaaatagttgaaagagccgtaaaaatacctttttgtgtaattgaattgtgtttaaaaacgggcaaaaacttctaatttagtaaaagatatatacaaaatctaagctcgttttccacAGAAaatgactatgagtgcgatacaggtccttctataattggtctgagcctatACCCAGTGAGGGAttcttaacataattataaactactatACTAACATACGTAACAATTATAACCTTCTAACACTTATTTAAGAACAAACaattgtaaaaaagaaaatgtacacacaatattgtaataattaataaacttactCACTTACACAAATAGTATaggataaataaacttaaaataactatgtaatttattgttaagaagtaataaaggctttgattgattgattgaaaataCAGTTACCTTTTTGGATTGTTAGAATCTTaaattattcttcttctttctttatatttactatctcttcttctttttctagtACAAGTCTACTCTATTCTTCAATAAGACGCGAGATCAAGAGAGCAAATAAAACATcctaaaatagatttttttttactttagaaTGCTTACTTACTACTAAGTAGAAGTTGATGTATTGAAAAAGTTTGAACTAACTGACttcttatttattgtttcagaCATCCTGTCCAATGAACGAAGAGAACGTTTTGAATACGAAAATTGAAACATCCGGTGATGAAGGTTGAACGGCTTACAAGATGGACCCAAATGGATCAACGAAAAACATGTATAAAAGAAAAGATTGGAGGTTCCCAGAAGGCTTCATATCAGTCACTTTATATATAATCCTTTTTATAGTCTCAGGCAATTGCCAGACTAACCACAAAGATGAATCGAGTCATATCAGTAGCTCAACCAAATCTGacttaaataaattaggtaatacAGTAGATTCTAGTAAATGCCATAGCTGTCGTAGTGATAGTAATGAAATTAACGTTAATGCTAAAGGCAGTAATATTTTAGCTGATTTTATAGATACAGTTAGTACATTTTCAGAAAAGTACGTTTTCGTAAATGAAACAGAAAGGAAGCTACAAAATGTACTAGAGAAAGCATTAGATGAAGCTTTCGAAAAAGATAGATATGAATTAATAGAAGGTGTAGAACTAAAAGCGATAGATTCGAATAACGTAACGAAAAGGTCGAGGAAAAGCTTAGAAATTAAAAACGAAGAAAGAGCACTATTCAGCTCGTATACTTATGAGTATAGATTATTTCAGAAGATAAAAAACTTTATTGATACACATATTGTATCAATTAATTTACCTAAAGCTGTGGGGCTTGCCGGATTTCggtgtaagtaaaaaaatattttactttttttactagTTATTGTGACTTTTAACTGCAGTAAATAAAATCGAATGGTGTAATAACGATTTGAGGTTTGAGTTGAcgctcaataaaaaaaattgtaaaacttgCAGCTCATTAAATCTAATTTACGACGGGACGAGACATAATAGCCCGGTGGATTTGACCTTTGCCtcgtgcattttaaaaaaaataaatatcacgtgtgaaggaaaacatcataaggaaacctgcatacctgagaatttttttaattctctgcgtgaagtctgataatccgcattgggccagcgtggtggacgattggcctaaccccttttattcttagagaaagcagtgagccgaatatgggttgatagttaATTATATTCTCCATAGAAGAtttactacaaaatatttttatgcatCGCTCAATAAAGTTgcaatgtatattaattaatatgtcacACATGTTCGGTTGATTTAATCCTGtgatagaaaccgaaaaagcgTAAtcgctaataataaatataatttcgaTGCACtgcacggatccctgaaaaacaccccatacaaaatggtacgaattaaggacgtcgtaggtacataatgatcgttagatttgtatgggcggtcaaacaaaattataacaactaatatctttgttaccTCGCtgagcaaattaaaaaaatgacttCTAGCTATAAGAGCAAAGCATAATCAAACCTCAAAGAGGTCGTCATATTGTTTAAGAACTCAGTAAATTAGGTAAACCTTTTATACtcttaaaatgattttttatattttttcagcgTTTGGACTTAAAAAGTTCTTCTTACCACTCCTTATCGGCGttcaaattttcaaaagtaTACTTGTGGCGATGTTCCTGCCGAGCCTTTTGGGGAGTTTCGGCAAAATTCTCGGAAAAGGTAAGTTGATTCAAGTTGTTTGATTAAATCAACACAGTGTCTAAACGTATCTTATCAACTTCTGGAATCTTCCAAAGTTTGTGTTTAATCGTCTTTCATCCAGTTTACGATtaagtaaatacaaataaaatttaaagcgACCGAGACATATTTTTctataccttttttttaagaatatttgccgtatcttttttaaatatgaccaatattcccattcccctccaactagtcgggaaagactgtattatgcTATAATACAGTctaattctctgcctgtgtgaagtctgccaatccgcattgagtctGCGTGGtgaattattggcctaacccctctcattctgagaggagactcgagctcagcagagagccgaatatggtttgattatgatgatgatacttccAGGTATATCTCAAATATCCGCGGCATCGAGCCAAGCAAGCTACCCGCCAGCCAACACAGACGAGACTGCTTATAACAACGACAATGGGAACTTTATGGGTTACGAAACCAACCCAGCTGCTACGTATGCGTATTCCCCGGACATGTATGGGAATATGGATGGGAATGACGTCAACGATCaatctagcattgatatgtcaAGGTGAGACTTTAAATAGGTATCAAATGCGATAGAAATCACCTTCACTCAACgatgttttatactatagatgtgtTCCGtttctacaaaatcaccgcaaaagtgatccgaactcAGAATTTCCTTCacttttttgtgttatttttgtgttatatgtttatgtaggtataaataacaGTAATAGTTATTACACTTCCTGATTACAACTCGACAAGACATTATTTGTTAAcagtatttaggtattatttgtataaataactttcgttgtttaataatttaacaattagccacatttgtccgcctcagtttcaacGCCTAAACAAACCCGTTAGTgccatatctctagtataaatatCTTTGCCTTCACCCATCTTTTTGTTGATAGAGAgacattttaaatcaaattagtatcttgaaaaatatgtataaaagtaactaatatagattttaataaatctacAGCATCAATAtgaaagttttgtatttttgtatgtaataaataatctcAAATAGCACtagacagattttaaaaatgaagctacgttatcagggagtaacataggctacattttatccccgtattccaattGGAATgaaaactacgcaggtgaaaccgggAGTTTCTGCTTGTAAGTAATACAGTATACgtaaatagattataatatgtctaaattaaaaaaaaaatacatataaatgccTTTTGTTAATGCACAAAACTCTTTTTAGGTCATcgttatcacaataattataattgtatgaaaattttacaaatacagTATTTTAACTACGCAAATGGTTTtgttaacataattatgtaattttacttcatttcaatgttaatttaatgttttcctAACCGCAATACGAGCTTTTAtgattaaattaacttaaattgtAACAACGGAAtactattttattgttattatcaagacttttttaaaaagtttgtgttatcgccgcgtttgccgcttttaaatttacatgttgttaataaatagtgtaggaaatagtagtctgtgacagtgacgtcgctcgatctagtgtcggcttcagtgtgctcgtggcgttcgagccgtccacatctcttgttgtgtaattctttacgggttacttgggataggcggggagagtgacttgagtggaataggggagtgttagtcgactgtcaaaggatccgtTAACCCTACATAACATCGTCCGCAAGTatgtgacttcactcaaggtcattctctgccattctagggccttattttggttacagtttgatttgctaattaagttgtcctgacaagtgttgtgaatcataacctttgtttgacattagttttcttatatttgtaatcacctttgagtccactaaaatTTGCTAAAACTTCTCAGTCTTAAGCGTCGTTTAGCATAATTTCGGCCTTTTTCGTTTTTCGTACATATAAAGACCGTTTTATTTTATCCCAAATTGATTTATTCAGAATTTAAAACAGCTTTTCTTCGTgtaatatctacataatattaaacttcaCAAAATAAATCCCCTGAAATATACCAGCTAATGGAAGTAATCCCCATTTCCAAAGTTTTGAAAGAATTTTAGGGTTTTCCATTTCTACCCATTTCGTGTTGACGTATTTTATGAACTTTATGGTGGGAACATAACTCTTTTCGTGAAGTTAGTGATCTACCCACTTAAACGCATTCGCAAAATACTCTGATATTTTAgactaaaagtaatatttactaCACAGAATTGTTTAAACAAATTCCAGTTTTTACgtggtttatattatttaatgtagctattaagtataaattactactatgaattattattattataaattggtAAAAAACAGGTGGTTAGTACCAATTTCTGACGACCTAGTTATTGGCATAAGGAGTTGttcaaaaattattactaaCCAGTGTAAGGTTTCGGaaatattattgtctaaaaTGTGATTTTTCTAGTTAAATTTATACGGAACATTACATTGTTATACAAAAAGGAATTCATAAGAATGATATTGACACGTCCGGCAGTGTGGccgagtatttaattttaataaataaagtattctatggctgtacggtgtaatgCCTTTGCCTTTTTGCatacaaaaaaagaaggagatGGTGACGCGGGAGGGAGTTATGAAATGGTAGACGACTAAATCAGATTAtcgatttaattattaaattagtaatcATTGAGTGTAAATGAAATATCAATGAAAATGTACAACAATTAATGTTTACGAGATTCCATGATTATGTCAATGTCGAGATTTACTGTACATAAGGTGAAGATggaattaaaatgtatacaagAGAAGTTGGACTTTAATTCAATATATCTAAGTTATGGAAGCATCTTacaccagctgttttttttactgttgcttaaaaAATAGTGATATAACTTAAaagccacattgtcctacaaattgcatgGTACTTTATCTTCCAACACTCAGAAGTACCTTGGAAActcgttctcaacagtgagcggaatatgggttgtcaatgataattattatgatgatgaattaagtTAACATTCCCATTATACAGAACCACCGCCCCATAAAACGGTATTCTAATGTATTCCTTCATGTGAAAACGTATTCATTTTACGAGACTCGATCTCCTCACGTTCGTTCCGCGGGGACTCGgcgtatttttcattaaaaacgaCGAAATATGAAGCGGgagcataaaaaataataatctccCTTCTAAATTTATTACTGCGTAACGAGACAGGGTATGCGCGATTTGTTGAAAAAAAGAATCAATTTTGGCTCTGCTGCCAAAATTGATTTTCAAGATATACGGGCTACAGATCTTCAATCATAACTGTAAAATTTTATGTAATcgaaattttaatcaaaatcgtGAAACCAAGCTAATAATACCTAACCATTATTTACTATCAtctgatagtttggccaggagtttttcAAGGCACTAACTTTGGTatttttagcggactcagaagtgattacaaaaataataaaactaatgtctaaaatgattttttattttaatcccttaattttTCCTTcgtgatgccgtgtagaaaccgaaaggggtgtggattttcatcctcctcctaacaagttagctcgcttccatcttagactgcatcatctcttaccatcaggtaagattgtagtcaggggctaacttgtaaagaataaaaaaaaaaataattttggaagtgtaaaagcacaagccacaacatgaataaggagaaatgtgttacgagtgatgacgtactcaatgtacgaaaccaatgacaattccgcgatgctttgaggcccatctaacgatctacgatcgatgggtttttcattaaaaattcacAACAACACAcatcttattatattttgttcttgtttcAGATTTGGCGCTGGTGGTCAGAAGGTTACATACTTACCAACAAAGAACAGTTACTACAAAAATCAAATGTCCACAACCA encodes:
- the LOC112056885 gene encoding uncharacterized protein LOC112056885, encoding MDPNGSTKNMYKRKDWRFPEGFISVTLYIILFIVSGNCQTNHKDESSHISSSTKSDLNKLGNTVDSSKCHSCRSDSNEINVNAKGSNILADFIDTVSTFSEKYVFVNETERKLQNVLEKALDEAFEKDRYELIEGVELKAIDSNNVTKRSRKSLEIKNEERALFSSYTYEYRLFQKIKNFIDTHIVSINLPKAVGLAGFRSFGLKKFFLPLLIGVQIFKSILVAMFLPSLLGSFGKILGKGISQISAASSQASYPPANTDETAYNNDNGNFMGYETNPAATYAYSPDMYGNMDGNDVNDQSSIDMSRFGAGGQKVTYLPTKNSYYKNQMSTTSNNYKIFQKIPASSMILSNYDPFYSPLLSRLDGIFARLGLAPTETTTEDSTMIGGQTLSDVKLEACREQLICLMYSSPAKYAPYSNLVSAQLSRELNELRRPVSDNPEILRFFRYMRAARRGQEGTDCMTSHPACATNTAPSHTMIAAYHDINKLVTARKLHT